DNA from Kitasatospora herbaricolor:
CGCCCCGTCAGGTGGTCCGGGGCCTACCGGCAGGTCACCCCGGCCCTGCCGTAGGGTGCCATTCGAACGATCCCGTCCCGGCCGGGCCGGGCGCGGCCCAGGTGTGACGCTTCGAACACCGGAGCCGACCCCTCTGGCCGAACCCGCCTACTGGGCAGTAACGTCCTGGCGTCCCGCAGCGTCGCGAACGAGGAGCAGTCTTGCTCGACTTCAGCCTTCCGGCCCTCTACCAGGTACCGAGCGGCGGTAACCTCTCCGACCTGGTGCACCAGAACGCCGAGCGGCACCCGGGTGTCGCGGTGCTCAGCCGAAAGGCCGACGGGCAGTGGAGCGACCTGACCGCCGCGCAGTTCCTGGCCGAGGTGCACTCCGCCGCCAAGGGCCTGATCGCGGCCGGCATCGCCCCCGGCGACCGGGTGGGCGTGATGTCGCGGACCCGCTACGAGTGGACGCTGCTGGACTTCGCGATCTGGTCGGCCGGCGCGATCACCGTCCCGGTGTACGAGACCTCCTCCGCCGAACAGGTCGAGTGGATCCTCGGCGACTCCGGGGCCGTCGCGGTGGTGACCGAGACGGACGCGCACGCCGCCGTGGTCGAGCAGGTCCGGGAGCGGCTGCCGGAGCTGCGGCAGACCTGGCAGATCGAGCGGGGCGCGCTGGCCGCGCTGGCCGTGGCCGGGGCCGACGTCACCGAGGCGACCGTGACCGAGCGCCGGTCGGTGCCGACCGCCGACTCGATCGCCACCATCGTCTACACCTCGGGCACCACCGGGCGCCCGAAGGGCTGTCAGCTCACCCACGGCAACTTCCTCGCCGAACTGGGCAACGTGACGGCCCGTCTGGAGCCGCTGTTCCGCACCGGCGAGAGCTCGGTGCTGCTGTTCCTGCCGCTCGCCCACGTGCTGGGCCGGATCGCCGAGATCGCCGCCGCGATCGCCCCGATCAAGCTGGGCCACGTCTCGGACATCAAGGACGTCACCGCCGAGCTGGCCTCGTTCCGGCCGACGCTGATCCTGGGCGTCCCCCGGGTCTTCGAGAAGGTCTACAACACCGCCCGGGCCAAGGCCCAGGCGGACGGCAAGGGCAAGATCTTCGACCGGGCCGCCGACACCGCCATCGCCTACAGCCGGGCACTGGACCAGGGCGGCGCGGGCCTGGGCCTGAGACTGAAGCACGCGCTCTTCGACAAGCTGGTCTACAGCAAGCTGCGCGCGGCCCTGGGCGGCCGGGCCACCCACGCGATCTCCGGCGGGGCCCCGCTCGGCGAGCGCCTGGGCCACTTCTACCGGGGCATCGGCTTCACCGTGCTGGAGGGCTACGGCCTGACCGAGACCTGCGCGGCCACCGCCTTCAACCCGCACGACAAGCCGAAGATCGGCACCGTCGGGCAGCCGCTGCCGGGCTCCGCCGTCCGGATCGCCGAGGACGGCGAGGTGCTGCTCAAGGGCCCGCAGGTCTTCACCGGGTACTGGAACAACCCGCAGGCCACCGCCGAGGCGCTGCAGGACGGCTGGTTCGCCACCGGCGACCTGGGCACCCTGGACGACGAGGGCTACCTGTCGATCACCGGGCGCAAGAAGGAGATCATCGTCACCGCCGGCGGCAAGAACGTCGCCCCCGCGGTCATCGAGGACCGGATCCGCGCCCACGCCCTGATCGGCGAGGTCATGGTGGTGGGCGACCGCCGTCCGTTCATCGCCTGCCTGGTCACCGTGGACGAGGACTTCTTCCCCCGCTGGAAGGAGATCAACGGCAAGCCGGCCACCGCGACCGTCGCCGAACTGCGCGAGGACCCCGACCTGCTGGCCGCCCTGCAGTCCGCCGTGGACGACGGCAACGCCGCCGTCTCGCACGCCGAGGCGGTGAAGAAGTTCCGGGTGCTGGACACCGTCTTCTCGGAGGCCGGCGGGC
Protein-coding regions in this window:
- a CDS encoding AMP-dependent synthetase/ligase, translating into MLDFSLPALYQVPSGGNLSDLVHQNAERHPGVAVLSRKADGQWSDLTAAQFLAEVHSAAKGLIAAGIAPGDRVGVMSRTRYEWTLLDFAIWSAGAITVPVYETSSAEQVEWILGDSGAVAVVTETDAHAAVVEQVRERLPELRQTWQIERGALAALAVAGADVTEATVTERRSVPTADSIATIVYTSGTTGRPKGCQLTHGNFLAELGNVTARLEPLFRTGESSVLLFLPLAHVLGRIAEIAAAIAPIKLGHVSDIKDVTAELASFRPTLILGVPRVFEKVYNTARAKAQADGKGKIFDRAADTAIAYSRALDQGGAGLGLRLKHALFDKLVYSKLRAALGGRATHAISGGAPLGERLGHFYRGIGFTVLEGYGLTETCAATAFNPHDKPKIGTVGQPLPGSAVRIAEDGEVLLKGPQVFTGYWNNPQATAEALQDGWFATGDLGTLDDEGYLSITGRKKEIIVTAGGKNVAPAVIEDRIRAHALIGEVMVVGDRRPFIACLVTVDEDFFPRWKEINGKPATATVAELREDPDLLAALQSAVDDGNAAVSHAEAVKKFRVLDTVFSEAGGHLTPSLKLKRNLVLKDFAADVEALYQR